The genomic region TTCAGTTTCCTTACAGGGCTAGCTTGCAAAAAATAATCCGAAGCGAAAGGAATACCGCCTGCGATCGACCAAAGTTTCTGTTCGAGTTCTTGGATCATGGTTTATCGTCAGAGAATTTTACACATTTTGTTTGTCTAATATAATACAGTGAAAGTAAAACTATACGGCGTAAGGGGCTCACTCCCCACACCACTGAGCGAATCGGAATATCGGGAGAAAATTCTCAAAATTCTGAAAGCGGCTCATTCCGAGATCAAACGGCAAAACGGGCAGTTTTCAGAGGAAAAATTCTTAAACTCCTTGGATCCGTCTCTTTCACGAACAGTCGGCGGAAACACCACCTGCGTCTTTATACAGGCCCAATCCGGAGAAAGATATATCATCGATTGCGGCTCGGGAATCAGACAACTCGGAAACGATCTTTTGAGCCAAGGTCTTAAACCCGGAGATTCGATCCACATTCTGATCACTCATACGCATTGGGATCACATTCAAGGTTGGATGTTTTTTAAACCCGCTTATTTTCCCGGAGTCGATATTCATTTTTATTCTACCATTCCGAACCTTCAGGAGCGATTCGAAAGACAACAAAACGAGGAAAATTTTCCTCTTCCTCTTTCGGGAATGATGTCCACAAAGACCTTTCATCTTTTGGAAAAAAACAAAAGCGCTCAAATCGGTTCCGTAAAAGTGACTCCGTTTCTTCTCAGACATCCGGGTAACTGCACCGGGTTCCGATTTGAAGAGAATGGAAAAAGTTTTTTGTTTTGCACGGACGTAGAGGTTCAAGAGCCTGATCTGGACGAGTTCTCCGATCTCAAAAATACCTTCGGAAAAACGGACATGCTGATCATCGACGCTCAGTATAGCTCCGAAGAAGCCGAAAAGAAAGTGGGTTGGGGACATACCTCGGGAAAAGTCGCGGTTCGTTGCGGAGAAATATTGGAAGTGGATCGGTTGGTGTTGACACATCACGAACCGGATCACAAAGACGAGGA from Leptospira kmetyi serovar Malaysia str. Bejo-Iso9 harbors:
- a CDS encoding MBL fold metallo-hydrolase, with product MKVKLYGVRGSLPTPLSESEYREKILKILKAAHSEIKRQNGQFSEEKFLNSLDPSLSRTVGGNTTCVFIQAQSGERYIIDCGSGIRQLGNDLLSQGLKPGDSIHILITHTHWDHIQGWMFFKPAYFPGVDIHFYSTIPNLQERFERQQNEENFPLPLSGMMSTKTFHLLEKNKSAQIGSVKVTPFLLRHPGNCTGFRFEENGKSFLFCTDVEVQEPDLDEFSDLKNTFGKTDMLIIDAQYSSEEAEKKVGWGHTSGKVAVRCGEILEVDRLVLTHHEPDHKDEDILRIFQQESGASSKMEVLLGRENDSFSL